A portion of the Pararge aegeria chromosome 10, ilParAegt1.1, whole genome shotgun sequence genome contains these proteins:
- the LOC120626859 gene encoding uncharacterized protein LOC120626859, with protein sequence MKVIVDRDAVLDNASDDDVIEVVRDEAPIEILSDDEEMEVEKASNLCSNDKTFNFTAPNTPNEVDKDLSNELEDPLKSCFGEIENFFSISEQEHAIAVPTIMHTMCLESDPKIDDKTNHDSSGENCFVNVTDFGNSSENDAEQLKQKVQEENESKGGGDLTLNSVNVPNDKKIVDNEANAVNLSQ encoded by the coding sequence ATGAAAGTTATTGTTGACCGCGATGCAGTCTTAGACAACGCGTCTGATGACGATGTAATTGAAGTCGTAAGAGATGAAGCACCAATTGAAATATTATCGGATGATGAAGAAATGGAAGTTGAAAAAGCGAGTAATCTGTGTTCAAATgataaaacctttaatttcacGGCACCTAATACACCGAACGAAGTTGACAAAGACCTATCGAATGAGCTAGAAGACCCTCTCAAAAGTTGTTTTGGTGAAATAgagaattttttttcaatttccgAACAAGAACACGCAATTGCAGTGCCAACCATAATGCACACTATGTGTTTAGAGAGTGACCCCAAAATAGATGACAAAACCAACCACGACAGTAGTGGAGAAAATTGCTTTGTTAATGTTACTGATTTTGGAAATAGTTCCGAAAATGATGCAGAACAGTTAAAACAAAAGGTACAAGAAGAGAATGAGTCAAAAGGCGGAGGGgatttaactttaaattctGTTAATGTtcctaatgataaaaaaattgtagataaTGAAGCGAACGCCGTAAATTTATCACAATAG
- the LOC120626950 gene encoding uncharacterized protein LOC120626950, producing the protein MLKATVKARDDVDIKNYTNLVDYLKRLSIGFTKAKVKVLSAEHIQQFLREAPDIHYLVTKVVLIFSIAGACKSLELTEITTKDIEDHGEMFLVKITDKNNKTVRTFTIHGQLYKIVKKYEELRTPKAKHDRFFQNYQKGKCTCQPIGRNKFGSMAVDIATYLGLPEPSSYTGHSLRRTSATLLTDDKRAQILYNC; encoded by the exons ATGTTGAAGGCCACTGTTAAGGCGAGAGATGACGTTGACATTAAGAACTACACCAATTTGGTTGATTATTTGAAGAGATTATCAATAGGTTTTACGAAAGCTAAAGTCAAAGTTCTGTCGGCTGAACATATTCAACAGTTTCTACGTGAAGCTCCAGACATCCATTATTTAGTGACAAAG GTCGTCCTAATATTCAGTATTGCTGGTGCGTGTAAAAGTCTAGAACTAACTGAAATTACTACAAAAGACATTGAAGATCACGGTGAAATGTTTCTCGTGAAAATTACTGATAAGAATAACAAAACTGTACGAACGTTTACAATACATGGCCAGTTatacaaaatagtaaaaaaatatgaagaacTACGTACGCCCAAGGCTAAACACGACCGATTCTTTCAAAATTACCAAAAAGGCAAATGTACATGTCAACCCATTGGTAGAAACAAATTCGGTTCTATGGCAGTGGATATCGCTACATACCTTGGACTGCCAGAACCGAGCTCTTACACAGGTCACAGCTTAAGAAGAACTTCCGCCACACTGCTGACAGATGATAAAAGAGCCCAAATAttgtataattgttaa
- the LOC120627070 gene encoding uncharacterized protein LOC120627070 — MFVADLQSEGIFAEALNEGKLPPKSRERYVTVYENFTIWKNTANIKSFSEHVFLAYFEELAKKYKASTLWCIYSMLKATVKARDGVDIKNYSILVNYIKKLSLGFTKTKVKTLSVEQIQKFLREAPDLQYLVTKVVLIFIITGRCRTLDLTEITTKDIEDRDLQTPEIFVKTLSDGNLPPTSKERYVRIYDNFTNWKNSEDIKSLSEHVFLAYFEELAKKYKPSTLWCIYSMLKATVKARHDVDLKSYNNLFKYLKRLSIGFTQTKVKILSPEHIEQFLHEAPDLHYLVTKVVLIFTITGAVKTLELTEITTKDIKDHGDMYIVKITNRNNKTVRTFTIHGQLYKIVKKYELLRTPKAKNDRFFQKYQKGKCSCQPIGKNKFGSMAVDIATYLGLPDPGSYTSHSLRRKKTFKFSVQ; from the exons ATGTTTGTTGCAGATTTACAATCGGAGGGAATCTTTGCTGAGGCTTTAAATGAGGGAAAGTTGCCACCAAAGTCTAGGGAGAGATATGTTACAGTTTACGAGAATTTCACTATCTGGAAAAACACAGCAAATATCAAATCATTCTCTGAGCACGTGTTTTTGGCATACTTCGAAGAACTTGCGAAAAAATATAAGGCGTCTACTCTCTGGTGCATATATTCAATGTTGAAGGCCACTGTTAAGGCAAGAGATGGCGTTGATATTAAAAACTACTCCATTTTGGTGaattatataaagaaattatCACTTGGATTTACAAAAACTAAAGTCAAAACTCTGTCGGTTGAgcaaattcaaaagtttttgcgtgaagcTCCAGACCTTCAATATTTGGTGACAAAG GTTGTTCTAATATTCATTATTACTGGTCGATGTAGAACTCTAGATCTAACTGAAATTACTACAAAGGACATTGAAGATCGCG ATTTACAAACTCCCGAAATCTTTGTTAAGACTTTAAGTGATGGAAATTTGCCACCGACATCTAAGGAAAGATATGTTAGAATTTACGACAATTTCACTAACTGGAAAAACTCCGAAGATATAAAATCACTCTCTGAGCACGTGTTTTTGGCATACTTCGAAGAACtcgcaaaaaaatataagccttcTACGCTCTGGTGTATCTACTCCATGTTGAAGGCCACCGTTAAGGCAAGACATGACGTTGACTTAAAAAGCTATaacaatttgtttaaatatttaaagagatTATCAATCGGTTTTACACAAACTAAAGTCAAAATCTTATCGCCCGAgcacattgaacaatttttgcATGAAGCTCCGGACCTTCATTATTTGGTGACAAAG GTTGTTCTAATATTCACTATTACTGGTGCAGTTAAAACTTTAGAACTGACTGAAATTACTACAAAGGATATTAAAGATCACGGtgatatgtatattgttaaaattactaatagaaataacaaaactGTACGAACATTTACAATACATGGCCAGTTatacaaaatagtaaaaaaatatgaattactaCGTACTCCGAAAGCAAAGAACGACAGATTCTTTCAAAAGTATCAAAAAGGTAAATGTTCGTGTCAACCCATTGGTAAAAACAAATTTGGTTCTATGGCAGTGGACATTGCTACATACCTTGGCTTACCGGATCCTGGCTCTTACACTAGTCACAGCTTAAGAAGAAAGAAGACATTTAAATTTAGTGTACAATGA